The nucleotide sequence gACGACTCGCATCGTCAGCAGACTGGCGAACGCGCAgatggacggcgcggagagATACGCGCAGTTCGTGGCGATGTTCACGCACAAGCTCGACGAGATGGCGCGCAAGGTGGAGAAGGCGCACTCCATGAAGCTCGAAAGGCACGCCCCGTATGTCATCGTCCCGAGCGGTTATGATACGCCACATCCCCTTTCTCTCTTTGACGACTTTCCCTCTCGTCACCACTCAGTGTTGGGACGGTGTCCGGTCCGCATCTGACCTCGTACTACGCCCCGTCCTCCATCGCCAGCTCCGCGTTGGCGCACGAGAAGGCCTTCAACCACATCACCGCACCCGAGTCCAGGCTCCGCCACCTCATGCACCTCCCCGAAAACAAACgcaacgacgacgtcgagaagAAAATCGACATGGCCGAGGTGGACCTGGAGAAGCgtcgcgcgcagctcgaggcgaccTCGCGCATGCTCAAGCGCCGCGCCAAGGTGTTCCTCAACAAGTTCACGCCGCACGTGACCGACGCGGTCCGGGCGTTCACGTTGTGCCAGCACCGGGCTCGCTTGGAAAACGCCGAATTACTCGaaaacgtcgtcgccgccgacccggtGGAACGGCTTCGGACCGTCGAACACTCGCGCGAGAGGTGCGCCTGGTTCATCGACACCGAGGACAGCGATTGTCCGTACGtggcgctggacgcgtccgTGTCCTCGCCGGACGTGACCCCGCCGGGGAGCGGTGGAGACGCgatgaacggcggcggcgcgtcgagaaCCGAGCGATCACTCGCGGCGTGAggtgcgccgtcgcgtgATTTTCGGCAGCTGATGTAAATTCCCATGGGACCGCGACGGGGTGAAACTGAGCGAGCAAACAGCAGGTGACGCACCTCAGATGTCGTTCTTCAAGTGCTTGGAGTATCAGACGACCTTGATGGTGCTGACTCATCTGCTGTTTGGGGTTTGCGTACAAATCAGACAGtttcaccgcgtcgcggttCAGTGCGTCAGCTGTCGAAATATCCAGtcaacggcgacgaggcgattCCGACGAGACAAGCAgtcggtggacgcgaccgAGATGATTGATTATCATCTTGGGCCACGATGACATGATCCATCGACTGCTTGTTGCCCTTAACCATCTTCGaatcgcctcgtcgccgtcgcgcggcgcagctcTGTTCTTTTTTGTAAAACTCGAGCCTCGGATTCATCAATCTCGTTCCCACGAAACGGACTATTCACAATAACCGGCGTCACCCAGCCACACACGCGCCACCCCCAGGGCTCgttccttcgccgccttctaCGTTTACCGTCGCGATGGAAAAGTcatcgacccgcgcgacgctctccGACGCGCCTTGGCATCCCCACCTCGTGTGGTGGTGTCGCATGGGAGTCCGATACGGCTCCCTCCTGCCCCTGTTCTTCCTCGGCGTTCTCcccctcgctcgcgtcggagtGACCTGCGTCTacgccgcgttcgtgggGCTGACGTGCGCTATGCCGTTCATGGTGACCCTCGCGTGGCTCACGTGGCGCGAGTTCGAccatcccgcgcccgcgacgcgccgcgaaccgcgcgcgggcgaaccccacccgccgcgcgaccccTCAGCTCCCCGCtctgaggaggaggaggaggaggaggaggaggaggaggaggaggagaacgacgtcggcgatgccACCGCCCCCGTGCGCACGgtcgccgtcatcggcggcggcgccgcgggcctcgccgcgctgcgccaGATGCTCGCGCACGGcatggacgcggtgctcTTCGAGCGCACGGACGACGTGGGCGGGCTCTGGGACTACGCGTCTCCGGAGCGAAGCAAGGTTTTCCGAAACGTGCTCCAGAACGTGACAAAGACCCACAACAGGTTCGCGGGGCACCACCCGCCCGAGGACTGGCCGATATACCTCGGGCACGAGCACACGCTCCAGTACCTCAGGTCCTTCGCGGAGAAGTTCGGGCTCATGGACCGCGTTAGGCTTCGATCGGAGGTGACGTCGTGCGTCGAAACCGCAAACGGGTTTGAGCTCGTGATTGAAACCGAGGATACGCAACCGGCTACGCAAAagacatcgccgcgcgccgagaaGCGATCACGCtcgatccgcgccgcccaatcagccgccgccacgacgACGATACCCTCGACCGTGAGGGTGTCGAGGACCGAGGTATTCGACGCCGTGTGCGTGTGCACCGGCCAGCTCGCGGAGCCGTCCGTGCCGGACGATTTGATCAATTTGAAAGAAGCGTTCACCGGAGCCGTGGTGCACTCGTCCGAATACAGGGACCCGAgggacctcgccgaggctcgcgtgctcgtcgtgggtaccggcgcggcgtcgggctcggacATCGCGCAGGACGCGTGCGCTTTGGCCGAGAGCGTCACCGTGTCGGTCCGCACGCACCGGTGGATGATCCACAGGGGACTGACGCAGGGCGCGCCCACCTTACTGGCCAGGACCTGTTCCGCCATGCCCGCGTGGTTCGGGTCGTTACTTGCGCTGTACGCGGATTGGGTACCGTTCTTTTTCACGCCCGGCATGACCGACTCCAGGGACTTCCTCAACGCGGTCGCGCTGGGCAGGATAACGCTCAAACCGACGATTTCCGAGGTGAACGGATCCACGGTGACCTTCACCGACGGGACGTCGAAAGActtcgacgcgatcgtcctGGCCACCGGGTTCAAGCGCGCCGTCCCGTTCATCCACCACGCGCTTCGACCCACGCACAGGGGGCTGTACAAGGGAACGCTTCACccgaggcgtccgcgcgtggCGTATGTTCTCTTCGTGATGCCCTTCGGTTCGCACTTTCAATGCGCCGAGCTTCAAGCGTCGTGGATCGCGAAGGTGTGGTCCGGGATATGCcccacgccgtcgatcgaGGACATGGAGCGTCACGCGGACccgttcgacgtcgacgcgtcgcacgccaagctcggcgagcaTTTCCGGATGCGATACCTCGTGCTGATGTTCCGCGAGATGTTTCCGCTGGTCGagtgggcgagggcggggcaGTGGGCAAGGGCGTGGCGGGCGCTCTGGGCGCGATACGCGGACCCCATAGGCGAGTGGGatccggcgagcgcggagggaGGGGGGCGTGGAAACGAGGGGCACTACCTGCGCGCGAAGATGGCGCCCATCGTCTGGCGCAACATCAAGTTCATctgagcgcgcgcgcggttaTAATCTTAGCGAAAAGTAGAGTGCAAAGTTTGCTTGCGCGCATGCTTGGCCCCCGTTTTTGGTGGCAGTGTTGAATCCTCAATACCCACCGGCCCGGGGCATACGATACCAACGCACGAGTCGCGATGGGATGCCTTAGCTCGAAGCCCGCCGAATCTGAGCCCACGAGGGGGGCGGTCAAGGTCCAGGAGGCTGCGCGTGAGTAGTCCCCACGCCGGACACGCGCGTTCGACCGGTCTCGATCGCGTGAATTGCCCCGATATCCCCCGACACCTTGGAGTTCACGATCGAACCTGACCCCCTTGCCCCTTGCCTCCACAGTGACCCCCGAGCAAGAAGCTCTCATGGAGCTGCACTCCGCCGTGCGATGGAACAAAATTGACGAAGTGTCCGCCATCCTGTCCAAGGGCCAAGATGTGAGCTGCTCCCCGCCCCGCAAACCCGACACGAATGAACTCCCGATATGACTCACCAACATCCACAAAccgccccgtcgccttcCACCCCTCTGACGCCCCACCGCGACCGCCCGAACCAACCGCAGGACGATTTCGCCAAGGCCACCGCGAACAAGAAAGACGGCAAGAACGGCAACACCGCCCTgcacatcgccgcgcagaaCGGCCACCTCGACCTGTGCAAGCTGCTCGTGTCcaagggcgccgacgtcaacGCCCAAAACGCGGGAGGCAACACCCCGCTTCACATGGTCACCAGCtacgacatcgacgacgtgAAGGCGTACCTCGAGGAGCagggcgcgaacggcggcgtgaAGAACCAGGAGGGCTTCCAGGCCAAGTTTGGCCTCAACGGCGAGAAGGACCCGACGTCTTTGGCCGGCATCCTCGATTCGTTCAGGTCCGCGAGGGAAGAGAAGTCGCTGCtcaacgcgctcgacgcgcttaGGAAGATCAAGGGCCAGTTAGACAAGGGCACGTTCCCGGGAATCGGCCTGAAGGTGAAGAAGGCGAACAAGGAGAGCGACGCGTGGACCGAGAAGGTGCAGAAGAAGTTCACGGAGCTCGTCCAGTCGCTGGAGTGAGCAGGAGCAACCCCGCCGAAGGATCCCAGCCTTTGTCGTGTTGTGTTGTATCATCTCCATGCGATGTACATCGTCTCTCTACTACGGTATAGCTCTacagcgcccgcgcgtcccgtcccAAACCCAACCcacgcgcgggcgaccctcctcctcgtcgcccccaTCCTCGTCTGCGCCCTCCaaagtcgtcgccgccgccgccgctcgcgcctctcACTTGAACTGCATGATGTTGAGCCTCAAGACCAGGAACGCGATGACCGACTCCGTGAACGCCGGGAAGAAGCTGAAGAGCGTGAACATCCACGGGTACGCCTGGAGGTCCCACTGCAGCGTCACGAACAGCCCGGTGAAGAGCGCCCCGAAGAAGTGCGCGAAGATGTAAAACACGTTCGCCGAGGGCATGAACAGGGACACGCCGGTGAACATGCCGAGGAACTCGACGCAGAAGAAGAAGATGGAGGTGTACGCCATGCCCTCCAATGAAGTCAGCTCGGTGCTGTAATCGGACAGGTCCGAGCCCAGCGCGCGCTTCACCGTCTCGCTCTGTCGAGGAAGTGAGGGGGTCCGGTCAGCCGTTTGAAAAAATCTGGGCGAGGCGCGGAATCGCGATGCGGACGCCGGGCgagggacggggcgcgcaccGAGTCATAGACGATGGTCAGCGTGGCTATGAGATGGGCGGCGGTCGTGATGAACCGCGCCGGAAGCGTCA is from Micromonas commoda chromosome 12, complete sequence and encodes:
- a CDS encoding predicted protein; this translates as MGNKQSHPPNVCASPVSANPTQPKLSERDVTNLSRLYGHDNELLQLMYAAELLRDCAKCVRDDARSYFLHAQHACDKQREFGARLRTLAERAERSTKGIIHVPSGNNATPGSSSAPVPEAAVVAASPPSATSLEQPFLEDDADSHPLDLAQPGVTEPLLEEVLGTTRIVSRLANAQMDGAERYAQFVAMFTHKLDEMARKVEKAHSMKLERHAPSALAHEKAFNHITAPESRLRHLMHLPENKRNDDVEKKIDMAEVDLEKRRAQLEATSRMLKRRAKVFLNKFTPHVTDAVRAFTLCQHRARLENAELLENVVAADPVERLRTVEHSRERCAWFIDTEDSDCPYVALDASVSSPDVTPPGSGGDAMNGGGASRTERSLAAEQTAGDAPQMSFFKCLEYQTTLMVLTHLLFGVCVQIRQFHRVAVQCVSCRNIQSTATRRFRRDKHLGFINLVPTKRTIHNNRRHPATHAPPPGLVPSPPSTFTVAMEKSSTRATLSDAPWHPHLVWWCRMGVRYGSLLPLFFLGVLPLARVGVTCVYAAFVGLTCAMPFMVTLAWLTWREFDHPAPATRREPRAGEPHPPRDPSAPRSEEEEEEEEEEEEEENDVGDATAPVRTVAVIGGGAAGLAALRQMLAHGMDAVLFERTDDVGGLWDYASPERSKVFRNVLQNVTKTHNRFAGHHPPEDWPIYLGHEHTLQYLRSFAEKFGLMDRVRLRSEVTSCVETANGFELVIETEDTQPATQKTSPRAEKRSRSIRAAQSAAATTTIPSTVRVSRTEVFDAVCVCTGQLAEPSVPDDLINLKEAFTGAVVHSSEYRDPRDLAEARVLVVGTGAASGSDIAQDACALAESVTVSVRTHRWMIHRGLTQGAPTLLARTCSAMPAWFGSLLALYADWVPFFFTPGMTDSRDFLNAVALGRITLKPTISEVNGSTVTFTDGTSKDFDAIVLATGFKRAVPFIHHALRPTHRGLYKGTLHPRRPRVAYVLFVMPFGSHFQCAELQASWIAKVWSGICPTPSIEDMERHADPFDVDASHAKLGEHFRMRYLVLMFREMFPLVEWARAGQWARAWRALWARYADPIGEWDPASAEGGGRGNEGHYLRAKMAPIVWRNIKFI
- a CDS encoding predicted protein — encoded protein: MGCLSSKPAESEPTRGAVKVQEAALTPEQEALMELHSAVRWNKIDEVSAILSKGQDDDFAKATANKKDGKNGNTALHIAAQNGHLDLCKLLVSKGADVNAQNAGGNTPLHMVTSYDIDDVKAYLEEQGANGGVKNQEGFQAKFGLNGEKDPTSLAGILDSFRSAREEKSLLNALDALRKIKGQLDKGTFPGIGLKVKKANKESDAWTEKVQKKFTELVQSLE
- a CDS encoding predicted protein, with amino-acid sequence MGRVEDVTLPARFITTAAHLIATLTIVYDSSETVKRALGSDLSDYSTELTSLEGMAYTSIFFFCVEFLGMFTGVSLFMPSANVFYIFAHFFGALFTGLFVTLQWDLQAYPWMFTLFSFFPAFTESVIAFLVLRLNIMQFK